The proteins below are encoded in one region of Methanoculleus taiwanensis:
- the cfbC gene encoding Ni-sirohydrochlorin a,c-diamide reductive cyclase ATP-dependent reductase subunit gives MKQIALYGKGGIGKSTTSANLSAALAKSGLEILQIGCDPKHDSTRMLMHGTWIPTVLDLIRERGDANLTVDDVVYPGFSGVRCVEAGGPEPGIGCAGRGIIATFQLLERLGALDGDVIVYDVLGDVVCGGFAMPMRENYAEEVYLVTSGELMSIYAANNIAKAIARLSKRVRNGCRLGGVICNAKNIEGERDLVEEFARRINSSLIAYIPRDRIVQLAELNKQTVIEYAPDSAQADVYRQLADEIYRNTRTSIPTPFDMDELEAFALESVQV, from the coding sequence ATGAAACAGATCGCCCTCTACGGGAAAGGTGGCATCGGCAAATCCACTACGTCGGCTAACCTTTCGGCAGCACTGGCTAAAAGCGGCCTTGAGATCCTGCAGATCGGCTGTGATCCGAAGCACGACAGCACCCGCATGCTGATGCACGGAACGTGGATTCCGACCGTGCTCGACCTCATCCGTGAGCGGGGAGATGCAAATCTCACCGTGGACGACGTCGTCTACCCCGGGTTCTCGGGCGTGCGCTGCGTTGAGGCGGGCGGACCCGAACCCGGGATCGGGTGCGCAGGGCGCGGGATCATCGCAACCTTCCAGCTCCTGGAACGGCTTGGCGCTCTCGACGGCGACGTGATCGTCTACGACGTCCTCGGCGACGTCGTCTGCGGGGGTTTTGCCATGCCGATGCGGGAGAACTACGCCGAGGAGGTCTACCTCGTCACCTCAGGCGAACTGATGTCGATCTATGCGGCAAACAATATCGCGAAAGCAATCGCCCGCCTCTCGAAGAGGGTCAGAAACGGCTGCAGGCTCGGCGGCGTCATCTGCAACGCGAAGAATATCGAAGGGGAACGCGATCTCGTGGAAGAGTTCGCCCGGCGGATCAACTCTTCCCTGATAGCGTACATCCCACGCGACCGGATCGTCCAGCTCGCCGAGCTGAATAAGCAGACGGTCATCGAGTATGCCCCCGACTCCGCCCAGGCGGACGTCTACCGGCAGCTCGCAGACGAGATCTACAGGAATACCCGGACGAGCATTCCGACCCCCTTCGACATGGATGAACTCGAAGCCTTTGCCCTCGAATCTGTTCAGGTTTGA
- a CDS encoding DUF4013 domain-containing protein → MQYERILQDSFDFTSDALWGRWVRWLQLVACIIIFPLMYGYFVRIMRGDTPAPELSGWGRLFVDGLKLLVVYLVYVGFIILIALALIAGAGILGGIGSPVYLVSAIAAGVLFLLVWLVAQMAAVRFSREESLREAFNISAILGHIRAIGWGSYILSQVILQIVLMLVTTVLVFLVTTVTSILGVVIGFLGFVLLPIFLLVLYPGIYIFQYRYNTLVYESAAA, encoded by the coding sequence ATGCAGTACGAAAGAATACTCCAGGATTCGTTTGATTTCACGAGCGACGCCCTCTGGGGGCGGTGGGTACGGTGGCTCCAGCTCGTTGCCTGTATTATTATCTTCCCGCTCATGTACGGGTACTTCGTCCGGATCATGCGGGGCGATACGCCGGCGCCGGAACTCAGCGGCTGGGGGAGGCTCTTTGTCGACGGCTTGAAACTGCTCGTCGTCTACCTCGTGTACGTCGGGTTCATAATCCTCATCGCGCTCGCCCTGATAGCAGGTGCCGGCATCCTCGGTGGGATCGGGAGCCCCGTCTATCTCGTTTCCGCTATCGCGGCAGGCGTTCTCTTCCTCCTCGTCTGGCTCGTAGCGCAGATGGCGGCGGTGCGGTTCTCGCGGGAGGAGTCGCTCCGGGAAGCGTTCAACATCTCCGCGATCCTCGGCCACATCCGCGCGATCGGGTGGGGATCGTATATCCTCTCCCAGGTTATCCTGCAGATCGTCCTTATGCTTGTCACAACGGTCCTGGTCTTTCTCGTCACCACCGTCACGAGTATTCTCGGGGTCGTGATAGGTTTTCTCGGTTTTGTTCTTCTCCCCATCTTCCTGCTCGTGCTCTATCCGGGGATCTACATCTTCCAGTACCGCTACAACACCCTCGTCTACGAGAGTGCGGCGGCGTGA
- a CDS encoding TrkH family potassium uptake protein: MDRVEQFSIIAPDIGNIFRFISIGTAVPLLITLIYQEWNMLLPMASVPITLFLLGTLLTKVPHREREPPLSAALMAVAIIWLICAVVGALPFTLGVGMPYLDSVFEAMSGWTDTGLTLVPDVDGLPKTLLFWRSLMQWLGGIGIVAFTIAMASRTGLTQFRLYRSEGRSEALMPSVVATGFEMWKIYLVLTAASVGLILLSGIPVWDAVNIALVGIATGGFSVHSAGIPYYDNPLLEILIIPVMIAGALPFKLYYYMYNKKGVKFFADSQARLLFILIALGIAVITWDLVTLTFADTPTAIRQALFMSVAAATSTGFQVTSPNEWASVTVLFLSMLMVIGGASGSTAGGIKLSRVVLGTQSLLWWFRRMFVSGKVLVPFKYEGKVIPKNIADLEVSRNMLIIMLYFLTIFIATVVVMHLQPTGFESSNVIFEVVSAMCNNGISTGFVSPDMSGSAKVLFIMIMWIGRLEIIPVIMLFLGIFKRFD, from the coding sequence ATGGACAGGGTCGAGCAGTTCTCCATCATCGCACCCGATATCGGCAATATCTTCCGATTTATCAGCATCGGTACAGCGGTGCCGCTCCTTATCACGCTGATCTATCAGGAGTGGAACATGCTGCTCCCGATGGCATCGGTTCCGATCACCCTCTTTCTCCTCGGCACGCTGCTCACGAAGGTTCCCCACCGGGAACGGGAACCGCCCCTCTCCGCGGCCCTCATGGCGGTCGCTATCATCTGGCTGATCTGTGCCGTCGTCGGGGCGCTGCCGTTCACGCTCGGGGTCGGCATGCCCTACCTCGACAGCGTCTTTGAGGCGATGTCGGGGTGGACGGATACCGGCCTGACCCTCGTCCCCGATGTCGACGGTCTGCCAAAGACGCTGCTCTTCTGGCGGTCGCTGATGCAGTGGCTCGGCGGTATCGGGATCGTCGCATTCACCATCGCCATGGCGAGCAGGACGGGCCTGACACAGTTCCGGCTCTACCGGTCGGAAGGACGGAGCGAGGCGCTGATGCCGAGCGTTGTCGCGACGGGGTTTGAGATGTGGAAGATCTACCTCGTCCTGACGGCCGCCTCGGTCGGGCTGATCCTCCTCTCCGGGATACCGGTCTGGGACGCGGTCAATATCGCGCTCGTCGGGATCGCCACCGGCGGGTTCTCCGTCCATTCGGCGGGGATCCCGTACTACGACAACCCGCTTCTTGAGATCCTCATCATCCCCGTCATGATCGCCGGCGCCCTGCCGTTCAAGCTCTACTACTATATGTACAACAAAAAAGGCGTGAAGTTCTTCGCCGACTCGCAAGCACGTCTGCTCTTCATCCTCATCGCGCTCGGTATCGCAGTCATCACCTGGGATCTCGTCACCCTCACCTTCGCCGATACCCCGACGGCGATCCGCCAGGCGCTCTTCATGTCGGTCGCGGCCGCGACGAGCACCGGTTTTCAGGTCACCTCGCCGAACGAGTGGGCAAGCGTCACGGTGCTCTTCCTCTCGATGCTGATGGTGATCGGCGGGGCGTCCGGGAGCACCGCCGGAGGTATCAAACTCTCCCGCGTCGTCCTCGGCACGCAGAGCCTGCTCTGGTGGTTCCGGCGGATGTTCGTCTCGGGGAAGGTGCTCGTCCCGTTCAAGTACGAAGGCAAGGTCATCCCGAAGAACATCGCCGACCTCGAGGTCTCGCGGAACATGCTGATCATCATGCTCTACTTCCTGACGATCTTCATCGCCACCGTCGTCGTGATGCACCTGCAGCCGACCGGGTTCGAGTCGAGCAACGTCATCTTCGAGGTCGTCTCGGCGATGTGCAACAACGGGATCAGCACCGGGTTCGTCTCCCCCGACATGTCAGGCTCGGCAAAGGTGCTCTTCATCATGATCATGTGGATCGGGCGCCTTGAGATCATCCCGGTGATCATGCTCTTCCTTGGGATATTCAAGCGGTTCGACTGA
- a CDS encoding phosphoribulokinase: MPPANFRDTIAASPYIFIIGVAGDSGSGKTTFTRTIRQIFGEELVSTITLDDYHSLDRRERSELGVTPLVPEANRFKLLEEHVTALKAGETIQKPVYNHDDGTFKDPVPFSPTKIVILEGLHPFFTPRLRELIDFKLYVDPDPEVKRAWKIKRDVERRGYRPEAVVQEMIRRRPDYERYVAPQCAFADAIIRISYSKYGRAVSEERNIYQVSLCQSRLDRSIRDIDLSIDLFSLLSLSERNFLLEYSVDELYGRPMGALTLDGELNGDVIGKLEENIEDQTEIHPLNFAADDAYLTAGEAVQLILAWQIINRRIFIEASPDRA; encoded by the coding sequence ATGCCGCCCGCGAATTTCAGGGATACCATCGCAGCATCGCCCTATATCTTCATCATCGGGGTCGCAGGAGACAGCGGTTCCGGAAAGACGACATTCACCAGGACAATACGCCAGATCTTCGGGGAGGAACTCGTATCCACTATCACGCTCGACGATTACCACTCGCTCGACCGGCGGGAGCGCTCAGAGCTCGGGGTCACCCCGCTTGTCCCGGAGGCGAACCGGTTCAAGCTTCTTGAAGAGCATGTCACGGCGCTGAAAGCCGGAGAAACGATTCAAAAACCGGTGTACAACCATGACGACGGCACCTTCAAAGACCCCGTCCCCTTCTCACCCACCAAGATTGTTATCCTCGAAGGGCTGCACCCCTTCTTCACGCCCCGCCTCCGGGAACTCATCGACTTCAAACTCTACGTCGATCCCGACCCCGAGGTCAAGCGTGCCTGGAAGATAAAACGCGACGTTGAACGGCGGGGCTACCGGCCGGAGGCGGTCGTCCAGGAGATGATCCGGCGCAGACCCGATTACGAGCGATACGTTGCCCCGCAGTGCGCATTCGCCGATGCGATCATCAGGATCTCGTACTCGAAGTACGGGCGGGCGGTGAGCGAGGAACGGAACATCTACCAGGTATCGCTCTGTCAGAGCAGGCTTGATCGGAGCATCCGGGATATCGATCTCTCGATCGATCTCTTCTCACTCCTCTCGCTCTCGGAGAGAAACTTCCTCCTCGAATATTCCGTCGACGAGCTCTACGGCCGGCCCATGGGGGCGCTCACGCTCGACGGCGAACTCAACGGCGACGTCATCGGGAAACTTGAGGAGAACATCGAGGATCAGACCGAGATTCACCCGCTCAATTTCGCCGCCGACGATGCGTACCTGACGGCGGGCGAGGCGGTTCAGCTCATTCTCGCCTGGCAGATCATCAACCGCAGGATCTTCATCGAGGCATCGCCCGATCGTGCCTGA
- a CDS encoding desulfoferrodoxin family protein: MSRLLELYKCPSTGDVVKVSHSGDSPEATICTGEATCEWQRLPEKTDEKGLTEKHVPVIEKADQGIRVKIGSTPHPMQPEHHIEWVEVRKSPYLSIQKLDPTGPPEATFPWIDDTNVKARIYCNVHDLWTNRR; the protein is encoded by the coding sequence ATGAGCAGACTGCTGGAGTTATACAAGTGCCCATCCACAGGAGACGTGGTGAAGGTATCGCATTCCGGAGACAGCCCCGAAGCCACCATATGCACCGGCGAGGCGACCTGCGAGTGGCAGCGCCTCCCGGAGAAGACGGATGAGAAAGGGCTTACGGAGAAGCATGTTCCGGTGATCGAGAAGGCCGACCAGGGCATCAGGGTGAAGATCGGTTCGACGCCCCACCCCATGCAACCCGAACACCACATCGAGTGGGTCGAGGTCAGAAAAAGCCCGTACCTCTCTATCCAGAAACTCGACCCGACAGGGCCGCCCGAGGCAACGTTTCCCTGGATCGACGATACAAACGTCAAGGCGCGGATCTACTGCAACGTCCACGATCTCTGGACGAACAGGCGGTAA
- a CDS encoding FprA family A-type flavoprotein — protein MPAREILPGCFSVGAIDWDRELFDELIPLPNGTSYNAYIVRGSEKTALIDTVDPTKMEELFANLDGLQITSIDYIIVNHAEQDHSGSIPAILERYGGAEVITNGKARDLLAELLHIPKEKIRVIKDDDTLSLGDRTLRFFITPWVHWPDTQLTYLEEDRLLFSCDLFGAHYATSNLYADDTTALYPAAKRYYAEIMMPFRKSIQGYLERLDSIEIDIIAPSHGPLYDQPSRILDAYRDWTGDAVKNEVVLPFVSMHGSTRMMIDHLIGALIARGVTVKPFNLTKTDLGDLAMAIVDAATIVIGTPTVIFGPHPEVISAAYITNLLRPKTRYAAVIGSYGWGGKAVDRITGMLDRLKVELIEPVMILGMPGEEAFAALDRLADEIVKRHKDDPLVREGGNAP, from the coding sequence ATGCCGGCACGTGAGATTCTCCCCGGGTGCTTCTCTGTCGGGGCAATAGACTGGGACAGAGAACTCTTCGACGAACTCATCCCGCTCCCGAACGGGACAAGTTACAACGCCTATATCGTCCGTGGCAGCGAGAAGACGGCCCTGATCGATACGGTCGATCCGACGAAGATGGAGGAGCTCTTCGCGAACCTGGACGGCCTTCAGATCACCTCGATCGATTACATCATCGTCAACCACGCCGAGCAGGATCATTCCGGATCGATCCCGGCGATACTCGAGCGTTACGGGGGCGCGGAGGTGATCACGAACGGGAAGGCTCGTGACCTTCTGGCGGAACTGCTGCATATCCCGAAGGAGAAGATCCGCGTCATCAAGGATGACGACACGCTCTCCCTCGGCGACCGGACGCTCAGATTTTTCATTACGCCCTGGGTTCACTGGCCCGATACGCAGCTCACCTACCTCGAGGAGGATCGCCTCCTCTTCTCCTGCGACCTCTTCGGTGCTCACTACGCCACGAGCAATCTCTACGCAGACGATACGACCGCCCTCTATCCTGCTGCGAAGCGCTACTACGCAGAGATCATGATGCCGTTTCGAAAGAGCATTCAGGGGTACCTCGAGAGGCTTGATTCGATCGAGATCGATATCATCGCGCCGAGCCACGGGCCGCTCTACGACCAGCCGTCACGGATCCTCGACGCCTACCGCGACTGGACGGGCGATGCCGTCAAGAACGAGGTCGTCCTTCCTTTCGTCTCGATGCACGGGAGCACCCGGATGATGATCGATCACCTTATCGGGGCGCTTATAGCACGGGGCGTCACCGTCAAACCCTTTAACCTGACGAAGACCGACCTCGGCGACCTTGCCATGGCGATCGTCGATGCCGCCACCATCGTCATCGGGACGCCGACGGTCATCTTCGGCCCCCACCCCGAGGTCATCTCCGCCGCCTACATCACGAATCTCCTCCGCCCGAAGACCCGGTATGCCGCGGTCATCGGGTCGTACGGGTGGGGAGGGAAAGCCGTCGACCGGATCACCGGAATGCTCGACCGTCTCAAAGTCGAACTCATCGAACCGGTGATGATTCTGGGAATGCCCGGTGAGGAAGCGTTCGCCGCACTCGATCGACTCGCCGACGAAATCGTTAAAAGGCATAAGGACGACCCCCTCGTCAGAGAAGGAGGCAATGCACCATGA
- the nfi gene encoding deoxyribonuclease V (cleaves DNA at apurinic or apyrimidinic sites), with product MKIPAAHSFDCTPKEAILLQERLRRQVIPHGDPGVIHLIAGADASYAKGEDVIYAAVVVLTFPELTPVEYAWAEAETTFPYIPGLLTFREGPALLEAFRKVQSEPEVILFDGQGIAHPRSLGIASHMGVLLDRPTVGVAKRLLTGTVDEPARDRGATSPITSRDEVIGMAVRTKSRVKPVYVSVGHRIDLKPAVRLVLAADRGYRLPEPTRQAHLFSNTVRRHGGGSVKAVQTTLL from the coding sequence ATGAAGATACCTGCCGCCCACTCATTCGACTGCACACCGAAGGAGGCGATCCTTCTCCAGGAGAGACTTCGAAGACAGGTCATCCCGCACGGCGATCCCGGGGTTATCCACCTGATCGCCGGTGCCGATGCATCGTATGCAAAGGGAGAGGACGTCATCTACGCCGCCGTCGTCGTCCTCACGTTCCCGGAGCTTACCCCGGTCGAGTACGCCTGGGCAGAGGCAGAGACAACCTTTCCCTATATCCCCGGTCTCCTGACGTTCCGGGAGGGACCGGCACTCCTCGAGGCGTTCCGGAAGGTTCAGTCGGAACCGGAGGTGATCCTCTTCGACGGTCAGGGAATCGCCCACCCCCGCAGCCTCGGGATAGCAAGCCATATGGGGGTGCTTCTCGACCGGCCGACGGTCGGCGTCGCAAAGAGACTGCTCACCGGAACGGTGGACGAACCTGCCCGGGACCGGGGGGCGACGAGCCCGATCACGAGCAGGGATGAGGTGATCGGAATGGCGGTGCGGACGAAGAGCCGGGTCAAACCGGTCTACGTCTCCGTCGGTCACCGGATTGACCTCAAACCGGCGGTACGTCTCGTCCTCGCCGCCGATCGTGGGTACCGCCTCCCCGAGCCGACGCGGCAGGCGCACCTCTTCTCAAACACCGTCCGGAGGCACGGCGGCGGGAGCGTTAAAGCGGTACAGACGACACTTCTCTGA
- a CDS encoding NAD(P)-dependent malic enzyme codes for MDDELYRESLALHRKFRGKLAVRSKVPLRTMHDLALAYTPGVAAVCREIRRDPARAYDYTMKANTVAIVTDGTAVLGLGNIGPSAAIPVMEGKAILFSEFAGIDAVPICFEGSPADIVEGVRKIATVFGGINLEDIAAPNCFEVEEALGDLGIPVMHDDQHGTAIVVLAALMNAARVTGRNFDDLTIAVSGAGAAGYAIVRLLRCLGMEGSSCNPVREIIVADTRGIIHRGRSDLLQNTHKYILAHETNTENRQGTLADAMREADVFIGVSAGGIVTEPMVQAMAQDPIVFALANPVPEIMPDAAERVGAAVVGTGRSDYPNQINNVLAFPGVFRGALDARATVINDAMKLAAARALAGFVTRPTRERILPSILDKRVTKEVAEAVYEAAVASGAGRRV; via the coding sequence ATGGACGACGAACTCTACCGCGAGTCACTCGCACTGCACCGGAAGTTCCGTGGAAAACTCGCAGTTCGTTCCAAAGTGCCCCTTCGAACCATGCACGACCTTGCTTTAGCCTATACTCCCGGGGTAGCGGCGGTCTGCCGGGAGATCCGGAGAGACCCGGCGCGAGCCTATGACTATACGATGAAGGCAAACACCGTGGCAATCGTGACGGACGGCACGGCGGTGCTCGGTCTCGGGAATATCGGGCCTTCCGCTGCAATTCCGGTGATGGAGGGAAAAGCGATACTCTTTTCTGAGTTCGCCGGGATCGATGCCGTCCCGATCTGTTTTGAAGGCTCTCCCGCCGATATCGTCGAGGGCGTCAGAAAGATCGCCACGGTCTTCGGCGGGATCAACCTCGAAGACATCGCCGCACCGAACTGTTTTGAGGTTGAAGAGGCACTCGGAGATCTCGGTATCCCGGTGATGCACGACGACCAGCACGGGACGGCGATCGTGGTGCTCGCCGCACTCATGAACGCCGCCCGGGTCACCGGCAGGAACTTCGATGACCTCACCATCGCGGTAAGCGGTGCGGGGGCGGCGGGGTACGCCATCGTCAGGCTGCTCCGGTGCCTAGGGATGGAGGGGAGCAGCTGCAACCCCGTCCGGGAGATTATCGTCGCCGATACGCGAGGAATCATCCACCGGGGGCGGAGCGATCTCCTGCAGAACACGCACAAGTACATCCTCGCCCACGAAACCAACACAGAGAACCGGCAGGGGACGCTCGCCGACGCCATGCGGGAGGCGGATGTCTTCATCGGGGTTTCTGCAGGCGGGATCGTCACTGAGCCGATGGTGCAGGCTATGGCCCAGGATCCGATCGTCTTCGCTCTGGCAAACCCCGTCCCGGAGATCATGCCGGATGCCGCCGAACGTGTGGGAGCTGCAGTGGTCGGCACCGGCCGCTCGGACTATCCAAACCAGATCAACAACGTTCTCGCATTTCCCGGCGTCTTCCGGGGGGCGCTCGACGCCCGGGCGACGGTGATCAACGACGCGATGAAACTCGCTGCCGCCCGCGCCCTCGCCGGGTTCGTGACCCGGCCGACCCGGGAGCGGATCCTCCCGAGCATCCTCGACAAAAGGGTGACAAAAGAGGTTGCCGAAGCGGTGTATGAGGCGGCGGTGGCGAGCGGCGCGGGGAGGCGGGTATGA
- a CDS encoding rubredoxin, which yields MARWVCSVCDYVYDEEMGDPATGIPPGTVFHDLPDDWQCPGCRVGKEAFVRSEGEEDVNENDEL from the coding sequence GTGGCCAGGTGGGTCTGCAGTGTCTGTGATTATGTGTACGACGAGGAGATGGGGGATCCGGCGACCGGGATTCCCCCAGGAACCGTTTTCCACGACCTTCCCGATGACTGGCAGTGTCCGGGCTGCCGGGTCGGCAAGGAGGCGTTCGTGCGCAGTGAGGGAGAAGAGGATGTGAATGAAAATGACGAACTCTGA